In Candidatus Eisenbacteria bacterium, the DNA window CAGTCGGCGGGCGTCGTCAAGTCGGCCATGAGATCCGCCAGGTTCTTGTGACTACGCGCGATCAGACGACCCGAGTCGTCCACGGCCGTGATTCGAGCCTGATAGAGCAGGCCCGTGAGGAGGGGGTACTTCGTCCTGACGATCGTGAGGTCGGCCGACGGATCCGCGGGAACGAAGACGATGAGCTGATCCTGGGTCACGCCAAGGTAGGTCGGCGAGGGGAGTCCGGTCGCCACCAGATCCGCAGAGTCCTGCCCGGCGAACTGGTAGACGTGCACCCAGTAACCGGCGGCGTTCGGCACCTCGCTCCATGCCAGTCTGAAGATGGAGTCGACCGGTGGGGGGACGCGCGGGTCGAGCCCGTTCACCGAGGTGAGCGTGATGCCGGACGGGAGCGGATCCGACCCGCCAGTCCCGATGTTCGTCTTTGGAGCGCCGCTGACCACGGTTCCCGAAGCCGTGCCGCGCCCGATGTATTCGGGCGAGGATCCAGGTGAGCGGTCCGAGAACTCGAAGACGTCGGTGTTGAATCCCAGGTATCGCCTCGCCGGTGGCAACAGGTAATCGAAAATGGGAAGGAAGCTGCCGCCATTCTTCCTGAGGATCTCGAACTCGCTTGCGGGCGTGAAGTCGAAGATGAAACCTCGCGTCGCCCCCGGACCCGCAGCATAGACGAGCTCTTCACTGAGGTAGGTGTCCTGGAAGACCTCGCCAGTCCCAGGGGAGGACCAGCTCGGGCCGCCCGCCTCTTGATCCAAGAACGTCCAAACCTCGTTGGGTGTGTCGCGCCAGACGATGAGCTGGGATTCCGATGGAATCCCTACGACGCCATCGCCCGGAACCACCATCGACTTCTTCTCACAGGAGGCCAACAGCAGCGCGCTCGAGGTCAGCAGGCCCAACAGGGCGAAGCCCGAGAGAGAGCGCAGACAAAGGCGAGGACCCTTCATGGACTTCTCCGTCATTCGGCCTGAATGCCCTTCCGCCGATCCAGCCAGATCCAGATGTCCAACGCCAGCGCGCTCGCAAGGTAGACCGAGGAGTAAGTCCCGATCAGGATCCCTATGAGCGTGGCGAAGGAGAAATCCTGCAGCACATCGCCACCCCAGACCAGCAGGGCCACCGCGCTGAGGAAGACCGTGGTGTTGGTGATCACGGTGCGCGAGAGCGTCTCGTTGACCGCGATGTCCATGGCGATCGAGTGCTTCTCCTTGCGAAGCGCCTTGGATCGCTCCCGGATCCGGTCGAAGACCACGACCTTGTCGTTGATCGAGAACCCGGCAATGGTCAGCAGGGCGGCGATCACCGTGAGGCTGACTTCCCGGTTCGTGAAGCACAGGAAGCCCAGGGTCGCGAACACGTCGTGGAAGAGCGCGACGACGGCGCCCAGGGCGAACTTGAACTCGTACCGCACACCGACGTAGATCAGGATCCCGGCCAGGCTGCCGAGGATGGCCCAGATCGCCTTCTCGCGGAGCTCGCTGCCGACCTTGGGCCCGACCAGCTCGCTGCGCCGCAGCTCCACGTTGACCCCCGGCGCGCGCCGGGTGATGGCCTGGCGCACCGTGGAGAACAGATCCTCGCTGTTCTGCTCCGCCTTGACCCGCAGCATGTACTCGTCGTGCTGGTCGCCGGTCTGCTGGAGCTCGACGCCCCGGAGGCCCGCCTCTTCGAGTGCGGCGCGCACCTGGTCGGCCGCGAGCACGGTGCTGGTGCGAATCTGAAGCATCGTCCCGCCGGTGAAGTCGACGCTGTATCGGGGGCCCCCGCGGCTCACGAGCCAGACGACGGTCGCCAGGATC includes these proteins:
- the secF gene encoding protein translocase subunit SecF, which translates into the protein MIQLLVGTKFPFMRYRRVAYVMSAVLILATVVWLVSRGGPRYSVDFTGGTMLQIRTSTVLAADQVRAALEEAGLRGVELQQTGDQHDEYMLRVKAEQNSEDLFSTVRQAITRRAPGVNVELRRSELVGPKVGSELREKAIWAILGSLAGILIYVGVRYEFKFALGAVVALFHDVFATLGFLCFTNREVSLTVIAALLTIAGFSINDKVVVFDRIRERSKALRKEKHSIAMDIAVNETLSRTVITNTTVFLSAVALLVWGGDVLQDFSFATLIGILIGTYSSVYLASALALDIWIWLDRRKGIQAE